CTCTAAATATTGCTGTTGAAAGTTTATCTGGTGTTCTTCATCGTCCAGGAATGAAAACAACTTCCTTAGCCGATATGAAACAAGCGATCTCCGAGGGTGCTAGTGATTGGACTTGATACTAACGTCTTAGTGCGATATTTAACTAGAGATGATGAAGCACAGTGGAAACAAGCGGTAAAAATAATTAATAATGCCGAGTCGTGTTTTATCTCTGATATTGTTTTGTGCGAGATGGTTTGGGTTTTGAGGGGAAGATCCTATAAATATCTTCAACCAAAGATTTTGAGTGTTATAGAGCTTCTGCTACAAAGTTCTAAGCTGGAATTTACCAATCGCACTGTTATTTATCAAGCATTAAGACTTAATAAGTTAGGACAAGCAGATTTTGCCGATTATCTCATCGGCGCAATTAACTATAATCACGAATGCACAATCACAGTTACTTTTGATCAAAAACTAAAAGGTGAAAAATGGTATCGAGTTTTGGATTAAATCAACAAGCGATCGCCTTTTCAGAACTGCGATCGCTTTCAAATAAGTTGAACAATATTAATTTGACATAGATTGTATTCCCTCTTTAAGACTGCGACACATTTCGTCCTGTGTCGCATCTGCTGAGATTTTAATTGAAATGTCTCCTTTTCTAGTCTTTAACTCCTCAAGAGCTTTCATATCCTGGCGATTCGCCAAAAAATAATCAGTTAACTCCTTAGTAGTCATTTCTTTAAAGTTATCAGACATCAATTTCCATCTCCATTGTCAAGTCAGGGTATAACGTTATTCTAATATTGGCTTTTCTTCCTGCTATCAGAAAGAATTGTGCATTTCTCTCGGTGTACAAAAACACTTCGATAGGTTGCATCATTTCTGATAGCAAGTGGCAAACTTGGACAGCCATTAATAGCTGCTTTATTAAAGACACTGTGAATACAAAAAAGCGATCGCATTATTAATGCGATCGCCCTCAACAGTTTTTTCCAGCTAAAATTATAAAAAAAGCTTCAGCCAAATAACATTCTAATTAGTTCAGTACGATTCAAACCCTGGTGTTCCCCAATTGATTTAAGAATAGCGTTGAGAGTTCCTATTTTTATTGGATCATGTGCGGGAACTGTTATGTTGTGTTCTCCGTTACTTTTGGTAGTTAACCTAATATGACTACCCGTCTGACGAGTAACTTGATAATCAAGACAGGAAAGAGCTTTAATTAGATCTTTTCCTGATATGTCTCGCGGTAATTTCACGAGGCAATAACCTCATCTCGAACAATATGCAATCGAATTACTTTGGGTTTTTGTTCTTCTATAAAATGACAGTCAACCGCATCACGTATCATTTCTTTAAGACTTTCCAAATCATCTGCTTGAGTAAATATGGATTCACCCAACGCCCTGGCTGTATAGCCTTCATCGGGGTCATCTTCAACTAGAAAAACAATTTCTATCATCGGTAATAATTACTTAAAATATGGTGTTACTTAATTTGAAAATGCTTCAGATTTCTACTATAAGGTATTTACTTTTTATCTTGAGAGAATGATCGAATACAAAAAAGCGATCGCATAACTTAGTTAGAAAGATCAAAGAAATATGGTTTTAATCTAAATTCCCTAGATGAGAAAAATGCAAATCTAATTTATCCAAAATAGCGATTCCTTCTTGGAGATCGCCTTGAGCTGCTAAAGCGCGAAATCTAGTCTCAGCATCAAATTCCGCCAAAGCGATAGTGCTTAATTCTTCAATCAACTTATTAAGGCTTATCCCTCTTGCTTTAGCCAAAGTTTTAAGTCTTTCATGTTTTTCATCTGGTAAGCGAATTGTTAAAACTGACATAGTAAATACCTGATAAATTAATAATTCAAAACTTCTTCTGGTTTAAAAATCTTTAATTGGGGAAACTTTAGTTGCGATCGCTTGAAATCTTTTATATTTCTGGTAGCAATTATCTGAGCATTACCAGCCACAGCCAATTCAATTAAATGGTTGTCAGCTTCATCTGGTAGGTTGACGAGCGACCCCGCGTCGGCGTAAGACGCAAGGGAACGCGCTCGTCGTGGTCGCCAAAGATAGTAAACTCGAATCCACTGGCACACACTCATAAAAGCTGCTAATAAATTCGTTTTTTCAACATTAGTCAAAGGACAGAGATTTGTAATGTTGTCGCGATTAACAACATCAAGATATTCAGCCAACAAAGCATTGCCCATTAAAGGCTGATATTTTCCCTGTAGGCATTGTCGAAACAGTTCCCTACTAGCTGATTCACTTTGTCCAATTAGTACACTGATAAAAACATTAGTATCAATTACTATTTTTGTAACCATTAATATATGATAGCGTATATGCTATCGCATTATCACCATACCAAACAGAAAAGCGATCGCATTACTATTGCGATCGCTTTCAATTAAAAATATTTTTCCTCACAAATATATGATGTGCCTTATGAAGAAGATTTAATTGGCACAAAGTTAATTTCTATCTTGTATCCAACTGCCTGAGAATATTCTTCAATAGTAGAAAGTTTGGGAGAAGAAGATGAATACACGTTCTCTAAACGAGAAATATTGCTTTTTTTTGTAGAGAGAATTTCTGCTAACTCTTCTTGAGTTAAACCTGCCGACTTTCTCATTGCTATAAGTTTCTTTCTAAGATCGTAAGCTACGGAGAGAGCTTCATATTCTTTTTTTACTTCATTGTTTGCTAGAGCTTTTTCTCTAAAATTTGCTAGTGTGGGGCGTGTCATTTTCTAATCTCCTTCATACGTTTTTTTGCCAAATCCAATTCTTTCTTTGGTGTTTTTTGAGACTTTTTAATAAATGAATGGAGAATGATAATCTCTTTTTCTTTAACCATACAGAAAAGAGAACGACCGATACCTTCTTTACCTTTTGACCTAATTTTAAAAAGTCCTCCGCTTATAGGGGCTGTATATGGTTTACCAAGAGCGGGACCAAACTCTTCAATCATCTCAGCAATATGCAAAAAATTAGCTAGGATACTTGGTGGAAAGTTTAAGGTTTTTTGTTCTACTTTTTCGTTATAGAAGGTAATATGCCACTTCATATACCCAGGTTATCATATTTGATAACTTTTTGTTGATGCTGCTAGACTGTTCTTAACTGGCAATGAATAGCTAAAAATTTGATCTTGTCTTATGATCGCCTTAACATTAAATCAAATATTAAATAAGAAAAGCGATCGCATAACTCAATCTAAACAAGAAAGCGATCGCTCTAATTACTATTTAGCTAATGCAATAGAATTAATTGGTAAGGCTTCTGCTTCTAGACGAGTTAAATCGACAACTTTGCTAGCATGGTCTATGTCAATACCAACTAAATTTCCCTCATTATCAAAGTCAAGTAAAATACCAGAGGAGACTTCCTGAGAGTCGGTGCTAGGTTTTTCGATCAGGCTAATATAAAGTGAATCTGTTTCGGGATAGTAATTAAATTTCATAGTTACTGGTTCTTAAAATTTCGATCTAAAAAAGCATTATGAATTGTTTCCCCATCTTCTAGGGTAACAACTCTAAGATATTTACTCAGTTCGGCAATGTATATCCAGTGACGAATCCGTCCATCAGTTTGCACTTTCTTTTTGACAGGTTCTTGAATTGCTCTTTGACACCATTCTCGCTCGATATAAGGTCTTTTTACTAATACTTGCTCCTCGAAATAACGAGTTGTTTTTAAGATAACTTTTCCTTGTCTCTTTAAACTACCTATTTTATCTTCTTTTTATGTAAACCTTGGGCTAGTTCTTCATAAAAAAGCGATCGCCTTAACATAAGACCAAAGTGATATCTTTAGCTAATTGAGCGATCGCCTTAACACAAGATAAAATTTTAAATAAGAAAAGAGATCGCACTTCTGAAAAGGCGATCTCTTTGAAGAATTATTTAAAGTTGAACTAGTTAATCTTAGTCAGAATAAGTATCTGTAATACCGTCTACTGTAACGGTTACATTACCTTGACCAGTATTACCTTCAGGATCCCTCACTGTATAAGTAAACGTTTCTAGAGGAGTAGCCTGCTGTCCTCTGTTAAGAAGATTTAAAGAAGCACTAGGTCTTGGATCGTATTCCAAAGCATATTTTCCTTTGCTGCTATGTTTTGAAGAATCATTTATCTGTACAAGTTTTACGGTAGCACCAGAATCAAGAGTAACTACCTCACCAACGCTAACAGTAGTATTTTTGATTTTAGTGATGGTCAAATTTT
This DNA window, taken from Pleurocapsa sp. FMAR1, encodes the following:
- a CDS encoding helix-turn-helix domain-containing protein — encoded protein: MTRPTLANFREKALANNEVKKEYEALSVAYDLRKKLIAMRKSAGLTQEELAEILSTKKSNISRLENVYSSSSPKLSTIEEYSQAVGYKIEINFVPIKSSS
- a CDS encoding toxin-antitoxin system HicB family antitoxin, which translates into the protein MSVLTIRLPDEKHERLKTLAKARGISLNKLIEELSTIALAEFDAETRFRALAAQGDLQEGIAILDKLDLHFSHLGNLD
- a CDS encoding type II toxin-antitoxin system RelE/ParE family toxin translates to MKWHITFYNEKVEQKTLNFPPSILANFLHIAEMIEEFGPALGKPYTAPISGGLFKIRSKGKEGIGRSLFCMVKEKEIIILHSFIKKSQKTPKKELDLAKKRMKEIRK
- a CDS encoding DUF6887 family protein; the protein is MSDNFKEMTTKELTDYFLANRQDMKALEELKTRKGDISIKISADATQDEMCRSLKEGIQSMSN
- a CDS encoding type II toxin-antitoxin system HicA family toxin, producing MKLPRDISGKDLIKALSCLDYQVTRQTGSHIRLTTKSNGEHNITVPAHDPIKIGTLNAILKSIGEHQGLNRTELIRMLFG
- a CDS encoding putative toxin-antitoxin system toxin component, PIN family; this translates as MVTKIVIDTNVFISVLIGQSESASRELFRQCLQGKYQPLMGNALLAEYLDVVNRDNITNLCPLTNVEKTNLLAAFMSVCQWIRVYYLWRPRRARSLASYADAGSLVNLPDEADNHLIELAVAGNAQIIATRNIKDFKRSQLKFPQLKIFKPEEVLNY
- a CDS encoding DUF2283 domain-containing protein, translating into MKFNYYPETDSLYISLIEKPSTDSQEVSSGILLDFDNEGNLVGIDIDHASKVVDLTRLEAEALPINSIALAK
- a CDS encoding PIN domain-containing protein — protein: MIGLDTNVLVRYLTRDDEAQWKQAVKIINNAESCFISDIVLCEMVWVLRGRSYKYLQPKILSVIELLLQSSKLEFTNRTVIYQALRLNKLGQADFADYLIGAINYNHECTITVTFDQKLKGEKWYRVLD
- a CDS encoding 2-oxoisovalerate dehydrogenase E1 subunit beta is translated as MIEIVFLVEDDPDEGYTARALGESIFTQADDLESLKEMIRDAVDCHFIEEQKPKVIRLHIVRDEVIAS
- a CDS encoding DUF6888 family protein translates to MAVQVCHLLSEMMQPIEVFLYTERNAQFFLIAGRKANIRITLYPDLTMEMEIDV